A DNA window from Delphinus delphis chromosome 6, mDelDel1.2, whole genome shotgun sequence contains the following coding sequences:
- the BICD2 gene encoding protein bicaudal D homolog 2 isoform X3 yields the protein MSAPSEEEEYARLVMEAQPEWLRAEVKRLSHELAETTREKIQAAEYGLAVLEEKHQLKLQFEELEVDYEAIRGEMEQLKEAFGQAHTNHKKVAADGESREESLIQESASKEQYYVRKVLELQTELKQLRNVLANTQSENERLASVAQELKEINQNVEIQRGRLRDDIKEYKFREARLLQDYSELEEENISLQKQVSVLRQNQVEFEGLKHEIKRLEEETEYLNSQLEDAIRLKEISERQLEEALETLKTEREQKNSLRKELSHYMSINDSLYTSHLHVSLDGLKLGDDAEALANGFEHGGLAKLPLDNKTSTPTKDGLAPPSPSLVSDLLSELNISEIQKLKQQLMQMEREKVGLLATLQDTQKQLEQARGALSEQHEEVSRLTENLSALRRLQASKERRTALDSEKERDSHEDGDYYEVDINGPEILACKYRVALAEAGELREQLKALRSAHEASEAQHTEEKGQHEAESQALTEKVSLLEKASRQDRELLSRLQMELKKVSDVAGETQGSLSVAQDELVTFSEELANLYHHVCMCNNETPTRVVLDYYREGPAGAGSCSPETRGRRSPVLPKGPPASEGRARDSSPSPGSSLPSPLSDPRREPMNIYNLIAIIRDQIRHLQAAVDRTTELSRQRLASQELGPAADKDREALMEEILKLKSLLSTKREQITTLRTVLKANKQTAEVALANLKSKYENEKAMVTETMMKLRNELKALKEDAATFSSLRAMFATRCDEYITQLDEMQRQLAAAEDEKKTLNSLLRMAIQQKLALTQRLELLELDHEQTRRSRAKATPKAKPGTPSL from the exons GCATTTGGACAGGCCCACACGAACCATAAGAAGGTGGCTGCAGACGGCGAGAGCCGGGAGGAGAGTCTGATCCAGGAGTCAGCTTCCAAGGAGCAGTACTATGTGCGCAAGGTGCTGGAGCTGCAGACAGAGCTGAAGCAGCTGCGCAACGTGCTTGCCAACACGCAGTCAGAGAACGAGCGCCTGGCCTCAGTGGCCCAGGAGCTGAAGGAG ATCAACCAAAATGTAGAGATTCAGCGTGGCCGCCTGCGGGATGACATCAAGGAGTACAAGTTCCGGGAGGCCCGCCTGCTGCAGGACTACTCGGAGTTGGAGGAGGAGAACATCAGTCTGCAAAAGCAGGTGTCTGTGCTCAGGCAGAACCAG GTGGAGTTTGAGGGTCTCAAGCATGAGATCAAGCGTCTGGAGGAGGAGACCGAATATCTCAACAGCCAGCTGGAGGACGCCATTCGGCTCAAGGAGATCTCGGAGCGGCAGCTGGAGGAGGCGCTGGAGACGCTGAAGACAGAGCGGGAGCAGAAGAACAGTCTGCGCAAGGAGCTGTCGCACTACATGAGCATCAATGACTCCCTCTACACCAGCCACCTGCACGTCTCCCTGGACGGCCTTAAGCTCGGTGATGACGCCGAAGCCCTGGCCAATGGCTTTGAGCACGGTGGCCTGGCCAAGCTGCCGCTGGACAACAAGACCTCCACGCCCACCAAGGACGGCCTTGCTCCACCTTCCCCCAGCCTCGTTTCTGACCTCCTCAGTGAGCTCAACATCTCTGAGATCCAGAAGCTTAAGCAGCAGCTAATGCAG ATGGAGCGGGAGAAGGTTGGCCTGCTGGCAACGCTGCAGGACACACAGAAGCAGCTGGAGCAGGCCCGAGGGGCCCTGTCGGAGCAGCACGAGGAGGTGAGCCGCCTCACAGAGAACCTGAGTGCTCTGCGGCGCCTGCAGGCCAGCAAGGAGCGGCGGACAGCCCTGGACAGTGAGAAGGAGCGAGACAGCCATGAGGATGGTGACTACTATGAGGTGGACATCAATGGGCCTGAGATCCTGGCCTGCAAGTACCGTGTGGCCCTGGCAGAGGCTGGTGAGCTTCGGGAGCAGCTGAAGGCGCTGCGCAGTGCACACGAGGCCAGCGAGGCCCAGCACACCGAGGAGAAGGGCCAGCATGAGGCCGAAAGCCAGGCGCTCACTGAGAAGGTCTCCCTGTTGGAGAAGGCCAGCCGCCAGGACCGCGAGCTCCTGTCCCGGCTGCAGATGGAGCTGAAGAAGGTGAGCGACGTCGCAGGCGAGACACAAGGCAGCCTGAGCGTGGCCCAGGACGAGCTGGTGACCTTCAGTGAGGAGCTGGCCAACCTCTACCACCACGTGTGCATGTGCAACAACGAGACGCCCACCCGTGTGGTGCTGGACTACTACCGAGAGGGCCCGGCTGGCGCCGGCAGCTGCAGCCCCGAGACCCGTGGGCGTCGCTCACCTGTCCTGCCCAAGGGGCCGCCTGCCTCAGAGGGTAGGGCCAGGGACAGCAGCCCCTCACCTGGCTCCTCACTGCCCTCGCCCCTGAGTGACCCACGCCGGGAGCCCATGAACATCTACAACCTGATCGCCATCATCCGTGACCAGATCAGGCACCTGCAGGCAGCTGTGGACCGCACCACAGAGCTGTCGCGGCAGCGCCTGGCCTCACAGGAGCTGGGCCCAGCTGCGGACAAGGACCGGGAGGCACTCATGGAGGAGATCCTGAAGCTGAAGTCGCTGCTCAGCACCAAGCGGGAGCAGATCACCACGCTGCGCACGGTGCTCAAGGCCAACAAGCAG ACAGCAGAGGTGGCCCTCGCCAACCTAAAGAGCAAGTACGAGAACGAGAAGGCCATGGTGACCGAGACCATGATGAAGCTGCGCAACGAGCTCAAGGCCCTCAAGGAGGACGCGGCCACCTTCTCCTCACTGCGTGCCATGTTCGCCACCAG GTGTGACGAGTACATCACACAGTTGGATGAGATGCAGCGGCAGCTGGCAGCTGCTGAGGACGAGAAGAAGACACTCAACTCGCTGCTGCGCATGGCCATCCAGCAGAAGCTGGCGCTGACCCAGCGGCTGGAGCTGCTTGAGCTGGACCATGAGCAGACCCGGCGAAGCCGCGCCAAGGCCACCCCCAAGGCCAAGCCTGGTACCCCGAGC cTGTAG
- the BICD2 gene encoding protein bicaudal D homolog 2 isoform X2, whose translation MSAPSEEEEYARLVMEAQPEWLRAEVKRLSHELAETTREKIQAAEYGLAVLEEKHQLKLQFEELEVDYEAIRGEMEQLKEAFGQAHTNHKKVAADGESREESLIQESASKEQYYVRKVLELQTELKQLRNVLANTQSENERLASVAQELKEINQNVEIQRGRLRDDIKEYKFREARLLQDYSELEEENISLQKQVSVLRQNQVEFEGLKHEIKRLEEETEYLNSQLEDAIRLKEISERQLEEALETLKTEREQKNSLRKELSHYMSINDSLYTSHLHVSLDGLKLGDDAEALANGFEHGGLAKLPLDNKTSTPTKDGLAPPSPSLVSDLLSELNISEIQKLKQQLMQMEREKVGLLATLQDTQKQLEQARGALSEQHEEVSRLTENLSALRRLQASKERRTALDSEKERDSHEDGDYYEVDINGPEILACKYRVALAEAGELREQLKALRSAHEASEAQHTEEKGQHEAESQALTEKVSLLEKASRQDRELLSRLQMELKKVSDVAGETQGSLSVAQDELVTFSEELANLYHHVCMCNNETPTRVVLDYYREGPAGAGSCSPETRGRRSPVLPKGPPASEGRARDSSPSPGSSLPSPLSDPRREPMNIYNLIAIIRDQIRHLQAAVDRTTELSRQRLASQELGPAADKDREALMEEILKLKSLLSTKREQITTLRTVLKANKQTAEVALANLKSKYENEKAMVTETMMKLRNELKALKEDAATFSSLRAMFATRCDEYITQLDEMQRQLAAAEDEKKTLNSLLRMAIQQKLALTQRLELLELDHEQTRRSRAKATPKAKPGTPSVSHTCACASDRAEGAGLAAQVLCGEKYNVYCD comes from the exons GCATTTGGACAGGCCCACACGAACCATAAGAAGGTGGCTGCAGACGGCGAGAGCCGGGAGGAGAGTCTGATCCAGGAGTCAGCTTCCAAGGAGCAGTACTATGTGCGCAAGGTGCTGGAGCTGCAGACAGAGCTGAAGCAGCTGCGCAACGTGCTTGCCAACACGCAGTCAGAGAACGAGCGCCTGGCCTCAGTGGCCCAGGAGCTGAAGGAG ATCAACCAAAATGTAGAGATTCAGCGTGGCCGCCTGCGGGATGACATCAAGGAGTACAAGTTCCGGGAGGCCCGCCTGCTGCAGGACTACTCGGAGTTGGAGGAGGAGAACATCAGTCTGCAAAAGCAGGTGTCTGTGCTCAGGCAGAACCAG GTGGAGTTTGAGGGTCTCAAGCATGAGATCAAGCGTCTGGAGGAGGAGACCGAATATCTCAACAGCCAGCTGGAGGACGCCATTCGGCTCAAGGAGATCTCGGAGCGGCAGCTGGAGGAGGCGCTGGAGACGCTGAAGACAGAGCGGGAGCAGAAGAACAGTCTGCGCAAGGAGCTGTCGCACTACATGAGCATCAATGACTCCCTCTACACCAGCCACCTGCACGTCTCCCTGGACGGCCTTAAGCTCGGTGATGACGCCGAAGCCCTGGCCAATGGCTTTGAGCACGGTGGCCTGGCCAAGCTGCCGCTGGACAACAAGACCTCCACGCCCACCAAGGACGGCCTTGCTCCACCTTCCCCCAGCCTCGTTTCTGACCTCCTCAGTGAGCTCAACATCTCTGAGATCCAGAAGCTTAAGCAGCAGCTAATGCAG ATGGAGCGGGAGAAGGTTGGCCTGCTGGCAACGCTGCAGGACACACAGAAGCAGCTGGAGCAGGCCCGAGGGGCCCTGTCGGAGCAGCACGAGGAGGTGAGCCGCCTCACAGAGAACCTGAGTGCTCTGCGGCGCCTGCAGGCCAGCAAGGAGCGGCGGACAGCCCTGGACAGTGAGAAGGAGCGAGACAGCCATGAGGATGGTGACTACTATGAGGTGGACATCAATGGGCCTGAGATCCTGGCCTGCAAGTACCGTGTGGCCCTGGCAGAGGCTGGTGAGCTTCGGGAGCAGCTGAAGGCGCTGCGCAGTGCACACGAGGCCAGCGAGGCCCAGCACACCGAGGAGAAGGGCCAGCATGAGGCCGAAAGCCAGGCGCTCACTGAGAAGGTCTCCCTGTTGGAGAAGGCCAGCCGCCAGGACCGCGAGCTCCTGTCCCGGCTGCAGATGGAGCTGAAGAAGGTGAGCGACGTCGCAGGCGAGACACAAGGCAGCCTGAGCGTGGCCCAGGACGAGCTGGTGACCTTCAGTGAGGAGCTGGCCAACCTCTACCACCACGTGTGCATGTGCAACAACGAGACGCCCACCCGTGTGGTGCTGGACTACTACCGAGAGGGCCCGGCTGGCGCCGGCAGCTGCAGCCCCGAGACCCGTGGGCGTCGCTCACCTGTCCTGCCCAAGGGGCCGCCTGCCTCAGAGGGTAGGGCCAGGGACAGCAGCCCCTCACCTGGCTCCTCACTGCCCTCGCCCCTGAGTGACCCACGCCGGGAGCCCATGAACATCTACAACCTGATCGCCATCATCCGTGACCAGATCAGGCACCTGCAGGCAGCTGTGGACCGCACCACAGAGCTGTCGCGGCAGCGCCTGGCCTCACAGGAGCTGGGCCCAGCTGCGGACAAGGACCGGGAGGCACTCATGGAGGAGATCCTGAAGCTGAAGTCGCTGCTCAGCACCAAGCGGGAGCAGATCACCACGCTGCGCACGGTGCTCAAGGCCAACAAGCAG ACAGCAGAGGTGGCCCTCGCCAACCTAAAGAGCAAGTACGAGAACGAGAAGGCCATGGTGACCGAGACCATGATGAAGCTGCGCAACGAGCTCAAGGCCCTCAAGGAGGACGCGGCCACCTTCTCCTCACTGCGTGCCATGTTCGCCACCAG GTGTGACGAGTACATCACACAGTTGGATGAGATGCAGCGGCAGCTGGCAGCTGCTGAGGACGAGAAGAAGACACTCAACTCGCTGCTGCGCATGGCCATCCAGCAGAAGCTGGCGCTGACCCAGCGGCTGGAGCTGCTTGAGCTGGACCATGAGCAGACCCGGCGAAGCCGCGCCAAGGCCACCCCCAAGGCCAAGCCTGGTACCCCGAGCGTAAGTCACACCTGCGCCTGCGCTAGTGACAGGGCTGAGGGTGCTGGGCTTGCTGCCCAGGTGCTCTGTGGCGAGAAATATAACGTTTACTGCGATTAG
- the BICD2 gene encoding protein bicaudal D homolog 2 isoform X1, translating to MSAPSEEEEYARLVMEAQPEWLRAEVKRLSHELAETTREKIQAAEYGLAVLEEKHQLKLQFEELEVDYEAIRGEMEQLKEAFGQAHTNHKKVAADGESREESLIQESASKEQYYVRKVLELQTELKQLRNVLANTQSENERLASVAQELKEINQNVEIQRGRLRDDIKEYKFREARLLQDYSELEEENISLQKQVSVLRQNQVEFEGLKHEIKRLEEETEYLNSQLEDAIRLKEISERQLEEALETLKTEREQKNSLRKELSHYMSINDSLYTSHLHVSLDGLKLGDDAEALANGFEHGGLAKLPLDNKTSTPTKDGLAPPSPSLVSDLLSELNISEIQKLKQQLMQMEREKVGLLATLQDTQKQLEQARGALSEQHEEVSRLTENLSALRRLQASKERRTALDSEKERDSHEDGDYYEVDINGPEILACKYRVALAEAGELREQLKALRSAHEASEAQHTEEKGQHEAESQALTEKVSLLEKASRQDRELLSRLQMELKKVSDVAGETQGSLSVAQDELVTFSEELANLYHHVCMCNNETPTRVVLDYYREGPAGAGSCSPETRGRRSPVLPKGPPASEGRARDSSPSPGSSLPSPLSDPRREPMNIYNLIAIIRDQIRHLQAAVDRTTELSRQRLASQELGPAADKDREALMEEILKLKSLLSTKREQITTLRTVLKANKQTAEVALANLKSKYENEKAMVTETMMKLRNELKALKEDAATFSSLRAMFATRCDEYITQLDEMQRQLAAAEDEKKTLNSLLRMAIQQKLALTQRLELLELDHEQTRRSRAKATPKAKPGTPSMPGATQTNLDLANCGVKIHRMDHTCPFCVPIPSSRLFCRWDVRSWIPLPLEKMSGHLPSASRTSRGVAACWCRILLLPPCQAWHTASLHTCKVKGLHEVLGASGAP from the exons GCATTTGGACAGGCCCACACGAACCATAAGAAGGTGGCTGCAGACGGCGAGAGCCGGGAGGAGAGTCTGATCCAGGAGTCAGCTTCCAAGGAGCAGTACTATGTGCGCAAGGTGCTGGAGCTGCAGACAGAGCTGAAGCAGCTGCGCAACGTGCTTGCCAACACGCAGTCAGAGAACGAGCGCCTGGCCTCAGTGGCCCAGGAGCTGAAGGAG ATCAACCAAAATGTAGAGATTCAGCGTGGCCGCCTGCGGGATGACATCAAGGAGTACAAGTTCCGGGAGGCCCGCCTGCTGCAGGACTACTCGGAGTTGGAGGAGGAGAACATCAGTCTGCAAAAGCAGGTGTCTGTGCTCAGGCAGAACCAG GTGGAGTTTGAGGGTCTCAAGCATGAGATCAAGCGTCTGGAGGAGGAGACCGAATATCTCAACAGCCAGCTGGAGGACGCCATTCGGCTCAAGGAGATCTCGGAGCGGCAGCTGGAGGAGGCGCTGGAGACGCTGAAGACAGAGCGGGAGCAGAAGAACAGTCTGCGCAAGGAGCTGTCGCACTACATGAGCATCAATGACTCCCTCTACACCAGCCACCTGCACGTCTCCCTGGACGGCCTTAAGCTCGGTGATGACGCCGAAGCCCTGGCCAATGGCTTTGAGCACGGTGGCCTGGCCAAGCTGCCGCTGGACAACAAGACCTCCACGCCCACCAAGGACGGCCTTGCTCCACCTTCCCCCAGCCTCGTTTCTGACCTCCTCAGTGAGCTCAACATCTCTGAGATCCAGAAGCTTAAGCAGCAGCTAATGCAG ATGGAGCGGGAGAAGGTTGGCCTGCTGGCAACGCTGCAGGACACACAGAAGCAGCTGGAGCAGGCCCGAGGGGCCCTGTCGGAGCAGCACGAGGAGGTGAGCCGCCTCACAGAGAACCTGAGTGCTCTGCGGCGCCTGCAGGCCAGCAAGGAGCGGCGGACAGCCCTGGACAGTGAGAAGGAGCGAGACAGCCATGAGGATGGTGACTACTATGAGGTGGACATCAATGGGCCTGAGATCCTGGCCTGCAAGTACCGTGTGGCCCTGGCAGAGGCTGGTGAGCTTCGGGAGCAGCTGAAGGCGCTGCGCAGTGCACACGAGGCCAGCGAGGCCCAGCACACCGAGGAGAAGGGCCAGCATGAGGCCGAAAGCCAGGCGCTCACTGAGAAGGTCTCCCTGTTGGAGAAGGCCAGCCGCCAGGACCGCGAGCTCCTGTCCCGGCTGCAGATGGAGCTGAAGAAGGTGAGCGACGTCGCAGGCGAGACACAAGGCAGCCTGAGCGTGGCCCAGGACGAGCTGGTGACCTTCAGTGAGGAGCTGGCCAACCTCTACCACCACGTGTGCATGTGCAACAACGAGACGCCCACCCGTGTGGTGCTGGACTACTACCGAGAGGGCCCGGCTGGCGCCGGCAGCTGCAGCCCCGAGACCCGTGGGCGTCGCTCACCTGTCCTGCCCAAGGGGCCGCCTGCCTCAGAGGGTAGGGCCAGGGACAGCAGCCCCTCACCTGGCTCCTCACTGCCCTCGCCCCTGAGTGACCCACGCCGGGAGCCCATGAACATCTACAACCTGATCGCCATCATCCGTGACCAGATCAGGCACCTGCAGGCAGCTGTGGACCGCACCACAGAGCTGTCGCGGCAGCGCCTGGCCTCACAGGAGCTGGGCCCAGCTGCGGACAAGGACCGGGAGGCACTCATGGAGGAGATCCTGAAGCTGAAGTCGCTGCTCAGCACCAAGCGGGAGCAGATCACCACGCTGCGCACGGTGCTCAAGGCCAACAAGCAG ACAGCAGAGGTGGCCCTCGCCAACCTAAAGAGCAAGTACGAGAACGAGAAGGCCATGGTGACCGAGACCATGATGAAGCTGCGCAACGAGCTCAAGGCCCTCAAGGAGGACGCGGCCACCTTCTCCTCACTGCGTGCCATGTTCGCCACCAG GTGTGACGAGTACATCACACAGTTGGATGAGATGCAGCGGCAGCTGGCAGCTGCTGAGGACGAGAAGAAGACACTCAACTCGCTGCTGCGCATGGCCATCCAGCAGAAGCTGGCGCTGACCCAGCGGCTGGAGCTGCTTGAGCTGGACCATGAGCAGACCCGGCGAAGCCGCGCCAAGGCCACCCCCAAGGCCAAGCCTGGTACCCCGAGC ATGCCAGGTGCTACCCAGACCAACTTGGATTTGGCAAACTGCGGAGTGAAGATACACAGGATGGACCATACCTGTCCCTTCTGTGTGCCTATACCCAGCTCCAGGCTGTTTTGCAGATGGGATGTCAGATCTTGGATTCCCCTCCCACTTGAGAAGATGTCAGGCCATCTCCCCTCTGCAAGCAGGACTTCCAGGGGCGTGGCTGCCTGCTGGTGCCGCATACTGCTTCTGCCTCCTTGCCAAGCCTGGCACACAGCTTCTCTCCATACTTGTAAAGTAAAGGGTCTTCATGAGGTACTCGGGGCCAGCGGCGCCCCCTAA